From a region of the Bacteroides sp. AN502(2024) genome:
- a CDS encoding DUF1810 family protein: protein MFKWFDKQKKSLQKIQNKPREEYSLKRFVDAQERTYESALTEVRNGRKLTHWIWYIFPQLKGLGTSDNSTYYGIEDLEEAKAYLQHPILGARLREITTTFLNLQGVNAKDVFGDLDAMKVHSCMTLFCEVEEDNLFQKVLERYFNGCKDINTLRLLGILNTTALLGAVAGDMIGSFYETYHKKNLNFNLFTPFSKFTDDTVMTVANADWLLTNDSLLGIMQDYGNRYPSAGYGKMFRSWLRSENPQPYNSFGNGSAMRVSPVGWAFDTLEETLQKAKESAEITHNHPEGIKGAQATAACIFLAQTGKSKEEIKNYIEMSFGYNLSRTCDEIRPTYQFDATCQGSVPESIIAFLESTDFENAVRLAVSLGGDADTMGAITGGIAEAFYGGVPEPIKEEVIKRLPVEFVEVMQNFYKKFVKKEVEQ, encoded by the coding sequence ATGTTTAAATGGTTTGATAAACAAAAGAAATCCCTTCAAAAGATACAAAACAAACCAAGGGAGGAGTACTCTTTGAAACGATTTGTTGATGCACAGGAACGAACGTACGAGAGTGCTTTAACAGAAGTGAGGAATGGACGAAAACTGACACATTGGATATGGTACATATTCCCACAACTGAAAGGGTTGGGAACAAGCGATAATTCCACTTATTATGGCATTGAAGATTTGGAAGAAGCCAAAGCTTATTTGCAGCATCCAATACTTGGAGCAAGATTAAGAGAAATAACAACGACATTCCTCAACCTGCAAGGTGTCAATGCCAAAGATGTTTTTGGAGATTTGGATGCAATGAAAGTTCATTCGTGCATGACTTTGTTTTGTGAAGTTGAAGAAGACAATTTGTTTCAAAAAGTACTTGAACGCTATTTCAATGGATGTAAGGATATAAATACATTAAGATTGTTAGGGATATTAAACACTACAGCTTTGTTAGGAGCTGTGGCTGGCGACATGATTGGCTCTTTTTACGAAACGTATCATAAAAAAAACTTAAATTTCAATCTTTTCACTCCATTCTCAAAGTTTACAGATGATACAGTAATGACTGTTGCTAATGCTGATTGGTTACTGACCAATGATAGTTTATTAGGTATTATGCAAGACTACGGGAACCGCTATCCATCGGCTGGATATGGAAAAATGTTCAGAAGTTGGCTAAGAAGCGAAAATCCACAACCTTACAATAGTTTTGGGAATGGTTCAGCTATGCGTGTAAGTCCTGTTGGCTGGGCATTTGACACCTTGGAAGAAACATTGCAAAAAGCCAAAGAAAGTGCTGAAATCACCCATAATCACCCTGAAGGGATAAAGGGAGCGCAAGCCACGGCTGCTTGCATTTTTTTGGCTCAAACAGGAAAAAGTAAGGAAGAAATCAAGAACTACATAGAAATGTCTTTTGGTTATAATTTAAGCCGAACTTGTGACGAAATCCGCCCCACCTATCAGTTTGATGCTACTTGTCAAGGGTCGGTACCGGAATCTATCATTGCATTTTTAGAAAGTACAGATTTTGAAAATGCAGTCCGCTTGGCTGTTTCATTAGGAGGTGATGCTGATACAATGGGAGCCATTACTGGTGGAATAGCAGAAGCCTTTTATGGTGGTGTGCCTGAACCTATTAAAGAGGAAGTTATCAAAAGATTGCCTGTTGAGTTTGTGGAAGTAATGCAAAATTTTTACAAGAAGTTTGTGAAAAAGGAAGTAGAACAATGA
- a CDS encoding fructose-1,6-bisphosphatase gives MTAQSNITPESIVGDLRYLQLLSRSFPTIADASTEIINLEAILNLPKGTEHFLTDVHGEYEAFQHVLKNASGAVKRKVNEIFGNTLREAEKKEICTLIYYPEEKLQLVKAREKDLDDWYLITLNQLVKVCQNVSSKYTRSKVRKSLPAEFSYIIQELLHESSIEPNKHAYINVIVSTIISTKRADDFIIAMCNLIQRLTIDSLHIVGDIYDRGPGAHIIMDTLCNYHNFDIQWGNHDILWMGAASGNDSCIANVIRMSMRYGNLGTLEDGYGINLLPLATFAMDTYADDPCTIFMPKINFADAHYNEKTLRLITQMHKAITIIQFKLEAEIIDRRPEFGMANRKLLEKIDFERGVFVYEGKEYALRDTNFPTVDPADPYRLTEEERELVEKIHYSFMNSEKLKKHMRCLFTYGGMYLVSNSNLLYHASVPLNEDGSFKHVKIRGKEYWGRKLLDKSDQLIRTAYFDEEGEEDKEFAMDYIWYMWCGPDAPLFDKDKMATFERYFVEDKELHKEKKGYYYTLRDREDICDRILAEFGASGPHSHIINGHVPVKTIQGEQPMKANGKLFVIDGGFSKAYQPETGIAGYTLVYHSHGMQLVQHEPFQSRQKAIEEGLDIKSTNFVLEFNSQRMMVKDTDKGKELVTQIQDLKKLLVAYRTGLIKEKV, from the coding sequence ATGACTGCTCAAAGTAACATAACACCTGAAAGCATCGTGGGTGATCTTCGTTATCTGCAACTGCTTTCCCGAAGTTTCCCTACCATTGCCGATGCCAGTACGGAAATAATTAATTTGGAGGCTATCCTGAATCTGCCTAAGGGGACAGAGCATTTCCTGACCGATGTACATGGTGAATATGAAGCCTTCCAGCATGTGCTGAAGAATGCTTCGGGTGCGGTAAAACGTAAAGTAAATGAAATATTCGGCAACACTCTCCGTGAAGCTGAAAAGAAAGAAATCTGTACATTGATTTACTATCCCGAAGAAAAGCTCCAATTGGTGAAAGCCCGCGAGAAGGATTTGGACGACTGGTATCTGATAACGTTGAACCAACTGGTAAAAGTCTGTCAGAACGTATCTTCCAAATATACCCGTTCGAAGGTACGCAAATCACTGCCTGCCGAATTCTCTTATATCATTCAGGAGTTATTGCACGAATCGTCTATCGAACCGAACAAGCATGCTTATATTAATGTAATTGTCAGTACGATTATCTCTACGAAGCGTGCCGACGATTTCATTATCGCTATGTGCAATCTGATTCAGCGTCTGACTATCGATTCTCTTCATATCGTAGGCGATATTTATGACCGTGGTCCCGGTGCACATATCATTATGGACACATTGTGCAACTACCACAACTTCGATATCCAGTGGGGAAATCATGATATTCTCTGGATGGGGGCAGCTTCCGGTAATGATAGTTGCATTGCCAACGTGATACGTATGTCCATGCGCTACGGTAATTTGGGCACGCTTGAAGACGGGTACGGAATCAATCTGCTTCCATTGGCTACTTTTGCAATGGATACGTATGCCGATGATCCTTGTACGATTTTCATGCCGAAAATAAACTTTGCCGATGCTCATTATAATGAGAAGACTTTGCGTCTGATTACTCAAATGCATAAAGCCATCACCATTATTCAGTTTAAGCTGGAAGCCGAAATCATCGACCGTCGTCCGGAGTTTGGAATGGCTAACCGTAAACTTCTGGAGAAGATTGATTTTGAACGTGGCGTCTTTGTATATGAAGGAAAAGAATATGCTTTGCGCGATACCAACTTCCCGACTGTAGATCCGGCAGATCCTTACCGGCTGACTGAAGAAGAACGCGAGTTGGTAGAAAAGATTCATTATTCATTTATGAATAGTGAGAAATTGAAGAAGCACATGCGCTGTCTGTTTACCTATGGCGGCATGTATCTGGTTTCAAATTCGAATCTTCTTTACCATGCTTCTGTTCCTCTGAATGAGGATGGTAGCTTTAAGCATGTCAAGATACGTGGAAAAGAATACTGGGGACGTAAATTGCTGGATAAATCCGATCAACTGATCCGTACTGCTTACTTCGATGAAGAAGGAGAGGAAGATAAGGAGTTTGCTATGGATTATATTTGGTATATGTGGTGCGGTCCGGACGCTCCCTTGTTTGATAAGGATAAGATGGCGACTTTTGAGCGTTATTTTGTAGAAGATAAAGAGTTGCATAAAGAAAAGAAAGGCTATTATTACACATTGCGTGACCGGGAAGATATTTGTGACCGGATTTTGGCGGAGTTTGGAGCTTCAGGTCCTCACTCGCATATTATCAACGGTCATGTGCCTGTGAAAACGATTCAGGGAGAACAGCCCATGAAAGCCAATGGCAAGCTTTTTGTTATTGATGGTGGTTTCTCAAAAGCCTATCAGCCGGAAACGGGAATTGCGGGATATACGCTTGTCTATCATTCTCATGGTATGCAGCTTGTACAGCACGAACCGTTCCAGTCCCGTCAGAAAGCCATTGAAGAGGGATTGGATATCAAGTCCACCAATTTCGTTCTTGAATTTAATTCGCAACGGATGATGGTGAAAGATACCGATAAGGGAAAAGAACTGGTGACTCAAATACAGGATTTGAAGAAATTGCTTGTTGCTTATCGTACCGGTTTGATAAAAGAAAAAGTATGA
- a CDS encoding penicillin-binding transpeptidase domain-containing protein translates to MVGVLLILLVVFTAYRFTKISAAPVSTIDSTLQVKVDSILQNKLSELNAISGQVIVMEVQTGEIKASVGSDSILQESGLVRIASLLAALETKTVKLSDTVDVGNGILVIDKDTLLDRNWHRGGYGEITVEQGVGVASNIANYKTVRKAFGDERAFAETLARYGYQVKDTSFVYNPLGYGILTTPLQNLTFYNAIAKGTAASVDSVKQTLEYAVTDGLAKPAKSDKVKVAGATGTVRLPNDEYAVEFCGYFPTDSPKYSIIVSIRKKGLPASGGLMAGDVFRQIMNDIVEEEL, encoded by the coding sequence ATGGTAGGAGTTTTGCTGATATTACTTGTCGTCTTTACGGCTTACAGGTTTACCAAGATAAGTGCAGCCCCGGTTTCTACCATAGACAGCACATTGCAGGTGAAAGTTGATTCCATCCTGCAAAATAAGTTGTCCGAACTTAACGCTATATCGGGTCAGGTTATTGTAATGGAAGTTCAAACGGGTGAAATCAAAGCTTCTGTCGGTTCTGATTCCATCCTGCAAGAATCGGGATTGGTGCGCATCGCCTCACTTTTGGCTGCACTGGAGACAAAGACAGTCAAACTATCCGATACGGTGGATGTTGGAAATGGAATTTTAGTTATTGATAAAGATACATTATTAGACCGTAATTGGCATCGGGGTGGATATGGAGAAATTACAGTGGAGCAAGGTGTGGGAGTCGCTTCCAACATTGCCAATTATAAAACTGTCAGAAAGGCGTTTGGGGATGAACGAGCCTTTGCGGAGACACTTGCCAGATACGGTTATCAAGTGAAAGACACAAGCTTTGTTTATAATCCTCTGGGATATGGCATCCTCACCACTCCATTGCAGAACCTGACCTTCTACAATGCCATTGCCAAAGGTACTGCCGCATCCGTTGACAGTGTGAAGCAGACATTGGAATATGCCGTTACCGATGGATTAGCCAAACCTGCCAAATCTGATAAGGTCAAAGTGGCAGGAGCAACGGGAACAGTCCGCCTTCCAAATGATGAATATGCTGTGGAGTTTTGTGGTTACTTCCCTACCGATAGCCCGAAATACAGCATTATCGTTTCCATTCGCAAGAAAGGATTGCCTGCAAGCGGTGGATTGATGGCAGGGGATGTGTTTAGGCAGATTATGAATGATATAGTAGAAGAAGAATTATAG